In a genomic window of Callithrix jacchus isolate 240 chromosome 22, calJac240_pri, whole genome shotgun sequence:
- the DKKL1 gene encoding dickkopf-like protein 1 isoform X1: MGRGSVTNGEVVKKRPRLTASPPVPAMRHPLVLLLLLSALVSPSTAAPIHHADAQESSFGLTGLQSLLQVFSRLFLKPQDDLLRGMDSFFSAPMDFRGLPRNYHQEENQEHQLGNNTISSHLQIDKVTDNKTGDVLISEKVVASIQPAEGSFKGDWKVPRMEEKEALVPIQKAMNSYHAELHPRVAFWIMKLPRQRSHQDVPEGGHWLSEKRHRLQAIRDGLREGTRDDVLEERTQGFSHFRLFPRKTHLLYIFRPSRQL, from the exons cctccccGCCTGTCCCCGCAATGCGGCACCCACTggtcctgctgctgctcctctcTGCCCTGGTGAGCCCCTCCACTGCAGCACCTATCCACCATGCTGATGCCCAAGAGAGCTCCTTTGGTCTTACAGGCCTCCAAAGCCTGCTCCAAGTCTTTAGCCGACTTTTCCTGAAA CCACAGGATGACCTGCTTCGGGGCATGGACAGCTTCTTCTCTGCCCCCATGGACTTCCGGGGCCTCCCTAGGAACTACCACCAAGAGGAGAACCAGGAGCACCAGCTGGGAAACAACACCATCTCCAGCCACCTCCAGATCGACAAG GTGACAGACAACAAGACAGGAGATGTGCTGATCTCTGAGAAGGTGGTGGCATCCATCCAGCCGGCAGAGGGGAGCTTCAAGGGTGACTGGAAG GTACCCaggatggaggagaaggaggcCCTGGTGCCCATCCAAAAGGCCATGAACAGCTACCACGCAGAACTCCATCCCCGGGTGGCCTTCTGGATCATGAAGCTGCCACGGCAGAGGTCCCACCAGGATGTCCCTGAGGGTGGCCACTGGCTCAGCGAGAAGCGACACCGCCTGCAGGCCATCCGGGATGGGCTCCGTGAGGGGACCCGTGACGACGTTTTAGAAGAGAGGACCCAGGGCTTCTCCCACTTCAGGCTGTTCCCCCGAAAGACCCACTTACTGTACATCTTTAGGCCCTCCCGGCAGCTGTAG
- the DKKL1 gene encoding dickkopf-like protein 1 isoform X2 produces the protein MRHPLVLLLLLSALVSPSTAAPIHHADAQESSFGLTGLQSLLQVFSRLFLKPQDDLLRGMDSFFSAPMDFRGLPRNYHQEENQEHQLGNNTISSHLQIDKVTDNKTGDVLISEKVVASIQPAEGSFKGDWKVPRMEEKEALVPIQKAMNSYHAELHPRVAFWIMKLPRQRSHQDVPEGGHWLSEKRHRLQAIRDGLREGTRDDVLEERTQGFSHFRLFPRKTHLLYIFRPSRQL, from the exons ATGCGGCACCCACTggtcctgctgctgctcctctcTGCCCTGGTGAGCCCCTCCACTGCAGCACCTATCCACCATGCTGATGCCCAAGAGAGCTCCTTTGGTCTTACAGGCCTCCAAAGCCTGCTCCAAGTCTTTAGCCGACTTTTCCTGAAA CCACAGGATGACCTGCTTCGGGGCATGGACAGCTTCTTCTCTGCCCCCATGGACTTCCGGGGCCTCCCTAGGAACTACCACCAAGAGGAGAACCAGGAGCACCAGCTGGGAAACAACACCATCTCCAGCCACCTCCAGATCGACAAG GTGACAGACAACAAGACAGGAGATGTGCTGATCTCTGAGAAGGTGGTGGCATCCATCCAGCCGGCAGAGGGGAGCTTCAAGGGTGACTGGAAG GTACCCaggatggaggagaaggaggcCCTGGTGCCCATCCAAAAGGCCATGAACAGCTACCACGCAGAACTCCATCCCCGGGTGGCCTTCTGGATCATGAAGCTGCCACGGCAGAGGTCCCACCAGGATGTCCCTGAGGGTGGCCACTGGCTCAGCGAGAAGCGACACCGCCTGCAGGCCATCCGGGATGGGCTCCGTGAGGGGACCCGTGACGACGTTTTAGAAGAGAGGACCCAGGGCTTCTCCCACTTCAGGCTGTTCCCCCGAAAGACCCACTTACTGTACATCTTTAGGCCCTCCCGGCAGCTGTAG